One segment of Hippopotamus amphibius kiboko isolate mHipAmp2 chromosome 4, mHipAmp2.hap2, whole genome shotgun sequence DNA contains the following:
- the LOC130850834 gene encoding LOW QUALITY PROTEIN: 26S proteasome regulatory subunit 4-like (The sequence of the model RefSeq protein was modified relative to this genomic sequence to represent the inferred CDS: substituted 1 base at 1 genomic stop codon) — translation MGQSQSGGHGPGGGKKDDKDKKKKYEPPVPTRVGKKKKKTKGPDAASKLPLVTPHTQCQLKLLTLERIKDYLLMEEEFIRNQEQMKPLEEKQEEERSKVDDLRGTPMSAGTLEEIIDDNHAIVSTSVGSEHYVSILSFVDKDLLEPGYSVLLNHKVHAVIGVLVDDTDPLVTVMKVEKAPQETHADIGGLDNQIQEIKESVELPLTHPEYYEEMGIKPPKGVILYGPPGTGKTLLAKAVANQTSATFLRVVGSELIQKYLGDGPKLVRELFRVAEEHAPSIVFTDEIDAIGTKRYDSNSGGEREIQRTVLELLNQLDGFDSRGDVKVIMATNXIETLDPALIRPGRIDRKIEFPLPDEKTKKRIFQIHMSRMTLADDVTLDDLIMAKDDLSGADIKAICTEAGLMALRERRMKVTNEDFKKSKENVLYKKQEGTPEGLYL, via the coding sequence ATGGGTCAAAGTCAGAGTGGTGGTCATGGTCCTGGAGGTGGAAAGAAGGATGAcaaggacaagaaaaagaaatatgaacctcCTGTACCAACTAGAGtggggaaaaagaagaagaaaacaaagggaccAGATGCTGCCAGCAAACTGCCCCTGGTGACACCTCACACTCAGTGCCAGTTAAAATTATTGACGTTAGAGAGAATTAAAGACTATCTTCTCATGGAGGAAGAATTCATTAGAAATCAGGAACAAATGAAGCCTTTGGAAGAAAAGCAAGAGGAGGAAAGATCAAAGGTGGATGATCTGAGGGGGACCCCAATGTCGGCAGGAACCTTGGAAGAGATCATTGATGACAATCACGCCATTGTGTCTACGTCTGTGGGCTCAGAACACTACGTCAGCATTCTTTCATTTGTAGACAAGGATCTGCTGGAACCGGGCTACTCGGTCCTGCTCAACCACAAGGTGCATGCTGTGATAGGGGTGCTGGTGGATGACACGGATCCCTTGGTCACGGTGATGAAGGTGGAAAAGGCCCCCCAGGAGACCCATGCTGATATTGGGGGGCTGGACAACCAAATCCAGGAAATTAAGGAATCTGTGGAGCTTCCTCTCACTCATCCTGAATATTATGAAGAGATGGGCATAAAGCCCCCTAAGGGGGTCATTCTCTATGGTCCACCCGGCACAGGTAAAACCTTACTAGCCAAAGCAGTAGCAAACCAAACCTCGGCCACTTTCTTGAGAGTGGTTGGCTCTGAACTTATTCAGAAGTACCTAGGCGATGGGCCCAAACTCGTTCGGGAACTGTTTCGAGTTGCTGAAGAACACGCACCATCCATCGTGTTTACTGATGAAATTGATGCTATTGGGACAAAAAGGTATGACTCCAATTCCGGGGGTGAGAGAGAAATTCAGCGAACAGTGTTGGAGCTGTTGAACCAGTTGGACGGGTTTGATTCAAGGGGAGACGTGAAAGTCATCATGGCCACAAACTGAATAGAGACACTGGACCCGGCACTTATCAGACCAGGCCGCATCGACAGGAAGATCGAGTTCCCCCTGCCCGACGAAAAGACGAAGAAGCGCATCTTTCAGATCCACATGAGCAGGATGACGCTGGCCGACGACGTAACCCTGGATGACTTGATTATGGCTAAAGATGACCTCTCTGGTGCCGACATCAAGGCAATCTGTACAGAAGCTGGTCTGATGGCCTTGAGAGAACGTAGAATGAAAGTAACAAATGAAGACTTCAAAAAGtctaaagaaaatgttctttataaAAAACAAGAAGGCACCCCCGAGGGGCTCTATCTCTAG